One window of Chryseobacterium indologenes genomic DNA carries:
- a CDS encoding NAD(P)H-dependent oxidoreductase gives MKTLVIVTHPDIEKSAINKKWIDELRKYPEKYTVHQLYEAYPDGKINVAQEQKMMESYGKIVFQFPFYWFSSPPLLKQWLDEVVLYGWAYGSNSGFKLAGKKMSLAVTAGIDEEGYSASGEYKYTMKELFRPYELTFDYIKADYKEPFVYYGIERDSSDEWINRSVPMYLEFLDNL, from the coding sequence ATGAAGACTTTAGTAATTGTTACCCACCCTGATATAGAAAAATCAGCGATTAATAAGAAATGGATTGATGAATTGAGAAAATATCCTGAAAAATATACGGTTCATCAATTATATGAAGCTTATCCCGATGGAAAAATCAATGTGGCACAGGAACAAAAAATGATGGAATCTTACGGTAAGATTGTATTTCAGTTTCCTTTTTACTGGTTCAGCAGTCCGCCGCTTTTAAAACAGTGGCTGGATGAGGTAGTTTTGTATGGCTGGGCATATGGAAGCAACAGCGGTTTCAAACTGGCCGGAAAGAAAATGTCATTGGCTGTTACCGCAGGAATTGATGAAGAAGGGTATAGCGCATCCGGAGAGTATAAATATACCATGAAGGAACTTTTCAGACCTTATGAACTGACTTTTGATTATATAAAAGCAGACTACAAAGAACCTTTCGTTTATTACGGAATTGAAAGAGATTCTTCTGATGAATGGATCAACAGAAGTGTTCCGATGTATCTGGAGTTTCTGGATAATTTATAG
- a CDS encoding alpha/beta hydrolase — MKSLFTIIFIVSSIILNAQNLYSKAYGNPKNVPFIFIHGGPSGNATLFEGTTAQKLADQGLYVIVYDRRGEGRSKDENADMTFKESFEDLKEIYTTYHISKANILAHSFGGIIGTLFTSQFPEKVNSLTLAGALFTQQETYDHILKQAKEHFKNDSFQLKEISEIENLDKNSAAYRKRCYEMAGKLNFFDMPNPTPQSEMLRNEYKTGEFYRNNIRNSDSPLKFYKNEPLNNLDNTFVLKDIRKKGIPIFAVYGKNDGIFSEKQLNDLKNIIGKKNFRLIDNCSHYLFVDQQDDFLQFIKLTLK, encoded by the coding sequence ATGAAATCATTGTTCACCATTATCTTTATTGTAAGTTCCATTATTTTAAATGCACAGAATCTATATTCTAAAGCCTATGGAAATCCAAAAAATGTTCCCTTTATTTTTATTCATGGAGGTCCGAGCGGAAATGCTACTTTATTTGAAGGAACTACAGCCCAAAAACTGGCTGATCAAGGACTTTATGTAATCGTTTATGACAGACGCGGTGAAGGTCGTTCAAAAGATGAAAATGCTGACATGACTTTTAAAGAAAGTTTTGAGGATTTAAAAGAAATTTACACCACTTATCATATCTCAAAAGCAAATATTCTTGCCCATAGTTTTGGTGGAATTATCGGGACATTATTCACTTCACAATTTCCTGAAAAAGTAAATTCGCTGACTCTTGCCGGAGCTTTATTTACGCAGCAGGAAACCTATGATCATATCCTAAAACAGGCAAAAGAACATTTCAAAAATGATTCTTTCCAACTCAAAGAAATTTCAGAAATAGAAAATCTGGATAAAAATTCTGCAGCCTATCGAAAAAGATGTTATGAAATGGCCGGTAAGCTCAATTTCTTCGATATGCCCAATCCTACTCCCCAAAGTGAAATGCTGAGAAACGAATACAAAACAGGTGAATTTTATAGAAACAACATCAGAAATTCTGATTCACCCCTTAAATTCTATAAAAATGAACCTCTGAATAATTTGGATAATACTTTCGTTTTAAAAGACATCCGAAAAAAAGGAATTCCCATCTTTGCGGTATATGGTAAGAACGACGGGATATTTTCAGAAAAGCAGCTGAATGATCTTAAAAATATCATCGGGAAGAAAAATTTCAGACTTATCGACAATTGTTCCCATTATTTATTTGTAGACCAGCAGGACGATTTTTTACAATTTATTAAACTTACATTGAAATAA
- a CDS encoding CorA family divalent cation transporter produces the protein MPIDTIYRTSQCEWVDVEAPTAEDLKFLHERYEINNLLLEDTMDPNHLPKYEEDGNVKFFLLRESTELERKNLNTISDISTKIGIFLVENTIITIHRMKTRSITEVKKKVSLIQEDLNPQQITLMIAILIMKSFDDESLSLFETMDNIENEIFLKNTNHTSQIRRLYKLKRKSGLNSRVLVISTDAIDKFKLLNLQDSEFVDLKDKHKDVVADFDHLNIQITNLISMFLALSDQKANQVMKVLAIYSVYFLPITFIAGVYGMNFDNMPELHHKYGYFITLGAMATVVISTFIYVRRRQW, from the coding sequence ATGCCAATTGATACGATATACAGAACCTCCCAGTGCGAATGGGTAGATGTAGAGGCTCCTACTGCAGAAGACCTGAAATTTCTTCATGAAAGATATGAAATCAATAATCTTCTGCTGGAAGATACCATGGATCCCAACCACCTTCCCAAATATGAAGAAGACGGGAATGTCAAGTTCTTTCTCCTTCGTGAAAGTACAGAGCTGGAAAGAAAGAATCTGAACACCATCAGTGATATCAGCACCAAGATTGGAATTTTTCTGGTGGAAAATACCATTATCACCATCCACAGGATGAAAACCAGAAGTATAACGGAAGTCAAGAAAAAAGTCTCTTTGATTCAGGAAGACCTTAATCCTCAGCAGATCACGCTGATGATTGCAATATTGATCATGAAAAGTTTTGATGATGAATCTTTAAGCCTGTTCGAGACTATGGACAATATAGAGAATGAGATTTTCCTTAAAAACACCAATCATACCAGCCAGATCCGCCGTCTTTATAAACTGAAACGAAAATCAGGATTAAATTCACGGGTACTGGTGATTTCTACAGATGCCATTGATAAATTTAAATTATTGAATTTACAGGACTCTGAGTTTGTTGATTTGAAAGATAAGCATAAAGATGTTGTGGCGGATTTTGATCATCTGAATATCCAGATTACCAACCTTATTTCTATGTTCCTGGCACTTTCGGATCAAAAGGCCAACCAAGTGATGAAAGTTCTCGCTATCTATTCTGTTTACTTTTTACCCATCACCTTTATTGCCGGGGTTTATGGCATGAACTTCGATAATATGCCTGAGCTTCATCATAAATACGGTTATTTTATAACGCTTGGGGCGATGGCAACGGTTGTGATCAGTACTTTTATTTATGTGAGACGAAGACAATGGTGA
- a CDS encoding DNA-3-methyladenine glycosylase I — MSYCLAIEGMQPESRKELHKNYHDNYYGFPIHDDNELFGRLILEINQAGLSWETVLKKEDSFRKAYDHFDIQKIAAYTEEDRERLLNDPGIIRNKLKVNAAIENAKTIIELQKEFGSFEKWLEHHHPKTLQEWMKLFKKTFKFTGGEIVNEFLMSTGYLKGAHHETCPIHSKVLAQKPLWKEDLNK; from the coding sequence ATGAGTTATTGTTTAGCAATAGAAGGCATGCAGCCTGAAAGCAGAAAAGAACTGCACAAAAATTACCATGACAACTATTATGGATTTCCTATTCATGATGATAATGAATTGTTTGGAAGGCTGATTCTGGAAATCAATCAGGCAGGCTTAAGCTGGGAAACCGTTCTGAAAAAAGAAGACAGTTTCAGAAAAGCATATGATCATTTTGATATCCAGAAAATAGCAGCTTATACAGAAGAAGACCGCGAAAGACTGCTGAATGATCCGGGAATTATCCGGAATAAACTGAAAGTGAATGCAGCTATCGAGAATGCAAAAACAATCATAGAATTGCAGAAAGAATTTGGTTCCTTTGAAAAGTGGTTGGAACATCATCACCCTAAAACATTGCAGGAATGGATGAAGTTATTCAAAAAAACGTTCAAATTTACAGGAGGAGAGATTGTCAATGAATTTCTTATGAGTACCGGATATCTGAAAGGAGCCCATCATGAAACCTGCCCGATACACTCGAAAGTTTTAGCTCAAAAACCTTTGTGGAAAGAAGATTTGAATAAATAA
- a CDS encoding 3-oxoacyl-ACP synthase III family protein, with protein sequence MIKSTIKGVGFYVPDNVVTNDDLAKLMTTNDEWITERTGIKERRHRKNRNDAQETTAYLAFKASEKAIQNAGLTSKDIDFIVFATLSPDYYFPGSGVLLQDMLGCDTIGALDVRNQCSGFVYSMSVANAFIKSGTYKNILVVGAEVHSFGLDFSDEGRGVSVIFGDGAGAVVLSATEDENAGDILAVNMHSEGKYADELCTQFPGSKFGWSDRMRKEPENVTNKEVYPIMNGNFVFKHAVTRFPETMMEALNKAGKTVQDLDMFIPHQANLRIAQFVQEKFGLPNEKVFNNIQKYGNTTAASIPIALSEAIEQGKIKRGDLVLLSAFGSGFTWGSVLFEY encoded by the coding sequence ATGATTAAAAGTACAATAAAAGGTGTGGGATTTTATGTTCCAGATAACGTTGTTACAAATGATGATTTAGCAAAACTGATGACCACTAATGATGAATGGATTACAGAAAGAACGGGTATCAAGGAACGAAGACATAGAAAAAACAGGAATGACGCTCAGGAAACTACGGCTTATCTAGCATTTAAGGCCTCAGAAAAAGCTATTCAGAATGCTGGTCTTACCTCAAAAGATATTGATTTTATTGTTTTTGCAACCCTTTCTCCGGATTACTATTTTCCTGGAAGTGGAGTATTGCTTCAGGACATGCTTGGATGTGATACAATTGGAGCATTGGACGTGAGAAATCAATGTTCCGGATTTGTATATTCTATGAGTGTTGCGAATGCATTTATTAAATCAGGCACTTACAAAAATATTCTTGTGGTAGGAGCTGAAGTTCATTCTTTCGGCTTAGATTTTTCTGATGAAGGAAGAGGAGTTTCTGTTATTTTCGGAGATGGAGCAGGAGCAGTGGTACTTTCAGCTACCGAAGATGAAAATGCAGGAGATATTTTAGCTGTGAATATGCATTCTGAAGGTAAATATGCAGACGAACTTTGTACTCAGTTCCCGGGTTCAAAATTCGGATGGAGTGACAGAATGAGAAAAGAGCCTGAAAATGTAACCAATAAAGAAGTATATCCAATCATGAACGGTAACTTCGTATTCAAACATGCCGTAACAAGATTTCCTGAAACAATGATGGAAGCTTTGAACAAAGCAGGAAAAACAGTTCAAGATCTTGATATGTTTATTCCACACCAGGCGAACCTTAGAATTGCTCAGTTTGTACAGGAAAAATTTGGTTTACCGAACGAAAAAGTATTTAACAATATTCAGAAATACGGAAACACAACCGCTGCTTCTATTCCTATTGCTTTAAGTGAAGCGATTGAACAAGGGAAAATCAAAAGAGGAGATTTGGTCCTTCTTTCAGCTTTCGGAAGCGGATTTACATGGGGAAGTGTTCTGTTTGAATACTAA
- a CDS encoding TQO small subunit DoxD, producing the protein MKHTLNSQSSDLAGLYTLSLRMVIGWTYFSAFWRRLILENKLIPDEQGYIGEKFNHFLPNALGIKPIIEYLVTHPDALQQSMMIFTIIEAIVGLFIILGLFTRLMSMGIFSLALGILLGSGWLGTTCLDEWQIGVLGVAGGFVLFLTGSGPYSLDYYFIKNNKSFTQKRWFQWLGSGNFPVKQTKVLVLTGSLIIFGLTLFTNQYFHGGVWGTLHNKSVKPKLEISNISHNNSDLKFEVYRTEGADVYGSFLIGIHILDRNGNILKALDHQELSGLSKENIRNHYVTKVKPGKHSLIIPLGAKADITLNIGDILQKSEIHALKLIDVSGIEWIEKIK; encoded by the coding sequence ATGAAACATACCTTAAACAGCCAGTCTTCGGACCTGGCCGGATTATATACTTTATCCCTCCGCATGGTGATCGGATGGACTTATTTTTCAGCTTTCTGGCGCAGACTTATCCTAGAAAACAAGCTTATTCCCGACGAACAGGGATATATCGGTGAAAAATTCAATCACTTTTTACCGAATGCACTCGGCATAAAACCTATTATTGAATATCTGGTTACCCATCCTGATGCCTTACAGCAATCCATGATGATTTTTACTATTATTGAAGCTATTGTGGGATTATTCATTATTCTCGGATTATTTACCCGTTTAATGAGTATGGGAATCTTTAGTCTTGCTCTCGGGATTCTATTGGGTTCCGGCTGGCTGGGTACAACCTGCCTTGATGAATGGCAGATAGGAGTTTTAGGAGTCGCTGGCGGATTTGTACTGTTTCTTACAGGAAGTGGTCCTTACTCACTGGATTATTACTTCATAAAGAATAACAAAAGCTTCACTCAAAAAAGATGGTTTCAGTGGCTGGGATCAGGGAATTTTCCAGTCAAGCAAACAAAAGTTCTTGTATTGACAGGATCGCTTATCATATTTGGTTTGACTCTTTTTACCAATCAATATTTCCATGGAGGGGTATGGGGAACTTTGCATAATAAATCGGTAAAACCGAAACTGGAAATTTCCAATATTTCCCATAATAATTCGGATTTAAAATTTGAAGTATACAGAACGGAAGGGGCCGATGTCTATGGTTCTTTTCTGATAGGTATCCATATTCTGGACAGAAACGGGAATATTTTAAAAGCACTGGATCATCAAGAACTTTCCGGATTGTCTAAAGAAAATATACGGAATCATTATGTTACGAAAGTAAAACCCGGAAAGCACAGCTTGATCATTCCTTTGGGAGCAAAGGCTGATATAACTTTGAATATTGGTGATATTCTTCAGAAAAGTGAAATTCATGCGCTGAAACTGATTGATGTGAGTGGGATTGAGTGGATAGAGAAAATTAAGTAG
- a CDS encoding DUF2199 domain-containing protein, with protein MTKYICRCCGEEKEDWPAIAYTYPYFYSCLSEEEVKNAELSSDLCVVKEEEDTHRFIRTVLVQEVTDDCRDLDYGIWVSLSEKNFNEYVENYDNKEFEAEYFGWLSTYLPDYEFEESVPTTVVVNNSIGRPFVYPHQSYDHPFVYDFYNGISKEEAEKRINRVLNK; from the coding sequence ATGACAAAATACATCTGTCGATGCTGTGGAGAAGAAAAAGAAGACTGGCCGGCAATAGCTTATACATACCCTTATTTCTATTCCTGCTTATCTGAAGAAGAAGTAAAGAATGCTGAACTCAGTTCAGACCTTTGCGTTGTAAAAGAGGAAGAAGATACCCATAGATTTATCCGTACTGTTCTTGTACAGGAAGTCACCGATGACTGCAGAGATCTGGATTACGGAATCTGGGTTTCACTGAGTGAAAAGAATTTCAATGAATATGTTGAAAATTATGATAATAAGGAATTTGAAGCTGAATATTTCGGCTGGCTTTCTACCTATCTTCCCGATTATGAGTTTGAGGAAAGTGTTCCTACAACTGTGGTGGTAAATAATTCTATCGGTCGCCCTTTTGTCTATCCTCACCAAAGTTATGACCATCCGTTTGTATATGATTTTTATAATGGAATTTCAAAAGAAGAAGCAGAGAAAAGGATTAATCGGGTTTTAAATAAATAG
- a CDS encoding winged helix-turn-helix transcriptional regulator, producing MTKIKETSTNFANKKALADECPEIYASNIIGGQWALAICCYLINGKMRFGELRKRLQNITERMLTLQLRRLEEDKIISRTVYAEVPPRVEYELTEIGYKLKPIILEFEKWGIEHKELIEKASKND from the coding sequence ATGACTAAAATAAAGGAAACTTCAACGAATTTTGCCAACAAGAAAGCACTTGCTGATGAGTGTCCGGAAATCTATGCCTCCAATATTATCGGAGGACAATGGGCATTGGCCATCTGCTGTTATCTGATCAATGGAAAAATGAGATTCGGGGAATTGAGAAAACGCCTGCAGAATATCACTGAACGAATGCTTACACTTCAGCTTCGCAGACTGGAAGAGGACAAGATCATTAGCAGAACTGTATATGCCGAAGTTCCGCCACGGGTAGAATATGAACTTACAGAAATCGGGTATAAGCTAAAACCCATTATCCTGGAGTTTGAAAAATGGGGAATTGAGCATAAAGAACTGATAGAAAAAGCTTCAAAGAATGACTGA
- a CDS encoding patatin-like phospholipase family protein, giving the protein MTTENLNKILEDSSLSQASKDKLAALHENISAKEFSDLLDQSGNQYIEFVQEGGGVWGSALVGYLYGLEIFGIRFLKVAGTSAGAINTMLIAACKTKEESKSELIKDILFSWDFSDFMDGKTYVKTTLHAMLNNKDFFKINAIIAAILFIILISIPFLASSTTILNAKLMFLIPLIPAVILFFCIQKLYHNFRKENSGLNPGNAFQNTMQNALDQFGIKTVANLNEKFIQKERDLNLNYRYGNGQEYYTMTLQSIEKIKIKNKEHIDQTRYRIFYESALNNDYYKNNPFYLLKSEYVVITTDINAKIKVELPTMANLYWSEEELKHISPAEFVRASMAVPFFFEPFQKQIDKDDSSVKYAWRYWMNTKPEDINPAGVFIDGGSISNFPIDLFHADEVFYPRMPLFGVQLTSDSAILSERGKTSAEILKTPFSYAGNIISTLKGFNDKTFLTKHTFYRLYSIQSVNCGTSSWLNFFMKREEKEELFNRGFQAALDFLNGFDWEKYKYERMMLTMKEKKILKEEDTPTVG; this is encoded by the coding sequence ATGACCACTGAAAATCTCAACAAGATTCTGGAAGATTCTTCTCTTTCGCAGGCTTCCAAAGATAAACTGGCCGCTTTGCATGAGAATATATCGGCTAAAGAATTCTCCGATCTCCTGGATCAGTCCGGCAATCAGTACATAGAGTTTGTACAGGAAGGGGGTGGTGTCTGGGGAAGTGCATTGGTAGGCTATCTTTACGGATTGGAAATATTCGGAATACGTTTTCTGAAAGTAGCAGGAACGAGTGCCGGAGCCATTAATACGATGCTCATTGCAGCCTGCAAAACCAAAGAAGAGTCCAAAAGTGAACTTATCAAAGATATCCTTTTCAGCTGGGATTTTTCCGATTTTATGGATGGAAAAACCTATGTGAAAACAACGCTCCATGCAATGCTTAACAATAAGGATTTTTTTAAGATCAATGCCATTATTGCTGCGATCCTGTTCATTATCCTGATCAGTATTCCTTTTTTAGCTTCTTCAACTACTATACTGAATGCCAAGCTGATGTTTTTGATTCCTCTGATTCCCGCGGTCATTCTCTTTTTCTGCATTCAAAAGCTGTATCATAATTTCAGAAAGGAAAACAGCGGTCTCAATCCCGGAAATGCTTTTCAGAACACGATGCAAAATGCACTGGATCAATTTGGAATAAAAACGGTGGCCAACCTCAACGAAAAATTTATTCAGAAAGAACGGGATCTGAACCTTAACTACCGGTATGGAAATGGTCAGGAATATTACACCATGACTCTGCAAAGTATCGAAAAGATTAAAATAAAAAATAAGGAACATATTGACCAGACCCGATATAGAATTTTCTATGAAAGCGCCCTCAATAATGATTATTATAAAAACAATCCATTTTACCTTCTCAAATCTGAATATGTTGTCATTACCACCGATATCAATGCAAAAATTAAGGTGGAACTTCCTACGATGGCCAATCTCTACTGGTCCGAAGAGGAACTGAAACACATCAGTCCGGCTGAGTTTGTAAGAGCATCTATGGCTGTCCCTTTTTTCTTTGAACCTTTTCAGAAACAAATCGATAAAGACGATAGTTCCGTAAAGTATGCCTGGAGATATTGGATGAATACCAAGCCGGAAGACATCAACCCTGCCGGGGTTTTCATTGATGGAGGCAGTATTTCCAATTTCCCTATTGATCTGTTTCATGCTGATGAAGTTTTTTATCCGAGAATGCCACTTTTCGGAGTACAGCTGACAAGTGATTCTGCTATTCTTTCGGAAAGAGGGAAAACCAGTGCGGAAATCCTTAAAACACCCTTCAGCTATGCCGGAAATATCATCAGTACATTGAAAGGTTTTAATGACAAAACCTTCCTTACCAAACATACTTTTTACCGTTTATACAGTATACAAAGTGTCAACTGCGGTACGAGCAGCTGGTTGAATTTCTTTATGAAAAGAGAAGAAAAGGAGGAGCTTTTCAACAGAGGTTTCCAGGCTGCCCTAGATTTTCTCAACGGATTCGACTGGGAAAAGTACAAATATGAAAGAATGATGCTTACGATGAAAGAGAAGAAAATACTGAAAGAAGAGGATACGCCTACGGTGGGATAA